One genomic region from Lynx canadensis isolate LIC74 chromosome E1, mLynCan4.pri.v2, whole genome shotgun sequence encodes:
- the POLG2 gene encoding DNA polymerase subunit gamma-2, mitochondrial, which yields MRSGAAVRACQKVCRCLLSGFGGRVDGGQPEPLTEGSSSFGVPLRPQAELPRGSEPTEVPESGEGSEELLEICQRRHFFSGSRRQLSRHSLLSGCHPGFGPLGIELRKNLAAEWWSSVVVLREQVFPVDALHHEPGPLLPGDSTFRLVSAATLRELLQDKELSKEQLVAFLDNLLKTSGKLRENLLHGALEHYVNCLDLVNRRLPYGLAQIGVCFHPVSDTKQTPDGVKRIGEKTEASLVWFTSARTAGQWLDFWLRHRLLWWRKFAKSPSNFSSSDCQDEEGRKGNKLYYNFPWGKEPIETLWNLGDHELLNICPGNESQLHGRDGRKNVVPYVLSVSGNLDRGMLAYLYDSFQLTESSFTRKKNLHRKVLKLHPCLAPVKVALDVGRGPTVELRQVCQGLFSELLENGISVWPGYLETVHSSLEQLYSKYDEMSILFTVLITEATLENGLIHLRSRDTTMKEMMHISKVKDFLIKYISSAKNV from the exons ATGCGTTCTGGTGCTGCAGTCAGGGCCTGCCAGAAAGTCTGCAGGTGCCTATTGTCTGGGTTTGGAGGTCGAGTGGATGGGGGGCAGCCTGAGCCTTTGACGGAAGGGAGTAGCTCCTTCGGAGTGCCCCTGCGGCCGCAAGCGGAGCTGCCCCGGGGGAGCGAGCCGACCGAAGTCCCCGAGTCCGGTGAGGGGAGCGAGGAGCTGCTAGAGATCTGTCAGAGAAGGCATTTCTTCAGCGGCAGCAGGCGGCAGCTTAGCCGACATTCTCTTCTGAGCGGGTGCCACCCCGGCTTTGGCCCCTTGGGCATAGAGTTGCGGAAGAACCTGGCGGCAGAATGGTGGTCCTCCGTGGTGGTGTTAAGGGAGCAGGTCTTCCCGGTAGACGCCCTGCACCATGAGCCAGGCCCTTTGCTGCCCGGGGACAGTACCTTCAGGTTAGTTTCAGCAGCAACTCTACGCGAACTCTTGCAAGACAAAGAGCTGAGTAAGGAACAGCTAGTAGCATTTCTTGACAACTTACTAAAAACTTCTGGGAAACTACGGGAGAACCTTCTTCACG GTGCTTTGGAGCACTATGTTAATTGCCTGGATCTGGTAAACAGGAGGCTACCTTATGGCCTTGCTCAGATTGGAGTGTGTTTTCATCCTGTTTCTGATACTAAGCAGACACCTGATGGTGTTAAAAG AATCggtgagaagactgaggcttCACTGGTTTGGTTTACTTCAGCAAGAACTGCAGGCCAGTGGCTTGATTTCTGGTTACGTCATCGACTCCTGTGGTGGAGAAAG TTTGCCAAGAGTCCATCTAACTTCAGCAGCAGTGATTGTCAGGACGAAGAGGGAcgaaaaggaaataaactttacTACAATTTTCCATGGGGAAAGGAGCCAATAGAGACCCTGTGGAATCTAGGAGACCATGAACTTTTAAACATCTGTCCTGGAAATGAGTCTCAATTACAC GGCCGAGATGGACGAAAAAATGTGGTTCCTTATGTTTTATCTGTTAGTGGAAATCTAGACCGAGGCATGCTGGCTTATCTCTACGATTCTTTCCAGCTAACAGAGAGCTCCTTTACAAGAAAGAAGAATCTTCATAGAAAG GTACTTAAACTTCACCCTTGTTTAGCCCCTGTTAAGGTTGCTTTGGATGTGGGAAGAGGCCCAACAGTGGAATTAAGACAG GTTTGTCAAGGACTATTTAGTGAATTACTAGAAAATGGAATTTCTGTGTGGCCTGGTTATTTGGAAACTGTGCACTCCTCACTGGAACAACTTTATTCAAA ATATGATGAAATGAGTATTCTCTtcacagttttgattactgaagCTACTTTGGAGAATGGGTTAATACATCTGAGAAGTAGAGACACCACGATGAAGGAAATGATGCATATATCCAAAGTAAAAGACTTTTTAATCAAGTATATATCATCAGCTAAGAATGtatag
- the DDX5 gene encoding probable ATP-dependent RNA helicase DDX5, whose amino-acid sequence MSGYSSDRDRGRDRGFGAPRFGGSRAGPLSGKKFGNPGEKLVKKKWNLDELPKFEKNFYQEHPDLARRTAQEVETYRRSKEITVRGHNCPKPVLNFYEANFPANVMDVIARQNFTEPTAIQAQGWPVALSGLDMVGVAQTGSGKTLSYLLPAIVHINHQPFLERGDGPICLVLAPTRELAQQVQQVAAEYCRACRLKSTCIYGGAPKGPQIRDLERGVEICIATPGRLIDFLECGKTNLRRTTYLVLDEADRMLDMGFEPQIRKIVDQIRPDRQTLMWSATWPKEVRQLAEDFLKDYIHINIGALELSANHNILQIVDVCHDVEKDEKLIRLMEEIMSEKENKTIVFVETKRRCDELTRKMRRDGWPAMGIHGDKSQQERDWVLNEFKHGKAPILIATDVASRGLDVEDVKFVINYDYPNSSEDYIHRIGRTARSTKTGTAYTFFTPNNIKQVSDLISVLREANQAINPKLLQLVEDRGSGRSRGRGGMKDDRRDRYSAGKRGGFNTFRDRENYDRGYSSLLKRDFGAKTQNGVYSAANYTNGSFGSNFVSAGIQTSFRTGNPTGTYQNGYDSTQQYGSNVPNMHNGMNQQAYAYPATAAAPMIGYPMPTGYSQ is encoded by the exons ATGTCGGGTTATTCGAGTGACCGAGACCGCGGCCGGGATCGAGG gttTGGTGCACCTCGATTTGGGGGAAGTAGGGCAGGGCCCCTATCTGGAAAGAAGTTTGGAAACCCTGGGGAAAAACTAGTCAAAAAGAAGTGGAATCTTGATGAGCTGCCCAAATTTGAGAAGAATTTTTATCAAGAGCACCCTGATTTGGCTAGGCGCACAGCA cAAGAGGTGGAGACATACAGAAGGAGTAAGGAAATTACGGTTAGAGGTCACAACTGCCCAAAGCCAGTTCTGAATTTTTATGAAGCAAACTTCCCTG CTAACGTAATGGATGTCATTGCAAGACAGAATTTTACTGAGCCCACTGCTATTCAAGCTCAGGGATGGCCCGTTGCTCTGAGTGGATTGGATATGGTTGGAGTAGCACAGACTGGATCCGGGAAAACGTTGTCT TATTTGCTGCCTGCTATCGTCCACATCAATCATCAGCCATTCCTAGAGAGAGGTGATGGGCCTATT tGCTTGGTGCTGGCACCAACTCGGGAACTGGCCCAACAAGTACAGCAAGTAGCTGCTGAATACTGTAGAGCATGTCGCTTGAAGTCCACTTGCATCTATGGTGGTGCTCCAAAGGGACCACAAATTCGTGATTTGGAGAGAG GTGTGGAAATCTGTATTGCAACACCTGGAAGACTGATTGACTTTTTGGAGTGTGGGAAAACCAATCTGAGAAGAACCACCTACCTTGTCCTTGATGAAGCAGACAGAATGCTTGATATGGGCTTTGAACCCCAAATAAGGAAGATTGTGGATCAGATAAGA CCTGATAGGCAAACCCTAATGTGGAGTGCAACTTGGCCAAAAGAAGTAAGACAGCTTGCTGAAGATTTCCTGAAAGACTACATTCACATAAACATTGGTGCACTAGAACTGAGTGCAAACCACAATATTCTTCAGATTGTGGATGTATGTCATGATGTAGAAAAGGATGAAAA ACTTATTCGTCTAATGGAAGAGATCATGAGTGAGAAGGAGAATAAAACCATTGTTTTTGTCGAAACCAAAAGAAGATGTGATGAGCTTACTAGAAAAATGAGGAGAGACGG gTGGCCCGCCATGGGTATCCATGGTGACAAGAGTCAACAGGAACGTGACTGGGTTCTAAATG AATTCAAACATGGAAAAGCTCCTATTCTGATTGCTACAGATGTGGCCTCCAGAGGGCTAG ATGTGGAAGATGTGAAATTTGTCATCAATTATGACTACCCTAACTCCTCAGAGGATTATATTCATCGAATTGGAAGAACTGCTCGCAGTACCAAAACAGGCACAGCATACACTTTCTTTACACCTAATAACATAAAGCAAGTGAGCGACCTTATCTCTGTGCTTCGTGAAGCTAATCAAGCAATTAATCCCAAGTTGCTTCAGTTGGTCGAAGACAGAGGTTCAG gTCGTTCCAGGGGTAGAGGAGGCATGAAGGATGACCGTCGGGACAGATACTCTGCGGGCAAAAGGGGTGGATTTAATACCTTTAGAGACAGGGAAAATTATGACCGAGGTTATTCTAGTCTGCTTAAGAGAGATTTTGGGGCAAAAACTCAGAATGGTGTTTACAGTGCTGCAAATTACACCAATGGGAGCTTTGGAAGTAATTTTGTGTCTGCTGGTATACAGACCAGTTTTAGGACTGGTAATCCAACAGGGACTTACCAGAACGGTTATGATAGCACTCAGCAATATGGAAGTAACGTTCCAAATATGCACAATGGTATGAACCAACAGGCATATGCATATCCTGCTACTGCAGCTGCACCTATGATTGGTTATCCAATGCCAACAGGATATTCTCAATAA